The genomic stretch AGGCCGGTCGCGCCGGGGCCGGTCGCGCCGAGGGCGGTCACACCGTCGCGGACGCCGCGGAAGTCTGCGCCTGAACGGGGCGCGGGGCCCGCGCACCGCGGACCCCGTGAACGGCGAAGGAGCGGATTCGCGCCGTACCCCCCGGCCGGCCGAACCCGCTCCTCATCTCCCCCGTATCCCCCGTTCTCTCCCCCGTTCCCCCGTATCCCCCTCGGGTCCCTCTCTTCCTCGCTCCCCCGTCGTCTCTTCCCCGCCCTCAGGCCACCAGCTCGCCGAAGGACTCCTGCTCGTCACGGCCGAGGCTGAGCGCCTCGTCCTCGCGCAGCCGGCGCAGGGAGCGCCAGATGCTGGACTTGACCGTGCCGACACTGATGTCGAGGATGTCCGCGATCTCCGGGTCCGTGCGGCCCTCGTAGTAGCGCAGCACCAGCATCGTGCGCTGCGTCTCGGGCAGCCGGGCCAGCGCCTGCCAGAGCACCGCGCGCAGCTCCGTGCCTCGCATCGCGTCCGTGTCACCGGCCGTCTCCGGCAGCTCCTCGGTCGGGTACTCGTTCAGCTTGCGGCGGCGCCACGCGCTGATGTGCAGGTTGGTCATGGTGCGGCGCAGATAGCCCCCCAGCGCCGCCTTGTCGCTGATCCGGTCCCACGCCCGGTAGGTCGAGAACAGCGCGCTCTGCAACAGGTCCTCGGCCTCGAAGCGGTCGCCGGTCAGGTGGTAGGCGGTGGCGTACAGGGAAGCGCGGCGCTCCTGGACGTAGGCGGTGAACGCCGCGGCGGCGTCCCCCGTTTCCTCCGCCTGCGACGCGGCGCGCCGTTCCCCCGTACCTTCCCTGTACGCCGTCCCCCCCGCGGAACCGGTGTCTCCCCCGTCGGCTCCGCGCCCCCCGTCGTGCTGCGTCATCGCGTCGATCGCGACCATGTAAGGGATGCGATGACGCCCGGTGCCGCGAGCGCACCCCCGCCCGCCCACGGCACCGGACTTCTCTGCGGTCCGGCCGATGTCGTGCAGACGCGTGATGACTGCGCTGGTCGTGGTGCTGTGCAGTGTGTTCATCGCGCGCCCCCGTTCGGTAGACCCTGCTTGCTTCGGTTCGTGATGGGGAAAAGCCTGCCGGAGCAGTTTCATGACGCTGTCCGCCGTCTGTCACAGCCCTGTCACAGGGGCGGGCCGGGGGTGCGGGCACCGC from Streptomyces albofaciens JCM 4342 encodes the following:
- a CDS encoding SigE family RNA polymerase sigma factor → MNTLHSTTTSAVITRLHDIGRTAEKSGAVGGRGCARGTGRHRIPYMVAIDAMTQHDGGRGADGGDTGSAGGTAYREGTGERRAASQAEETGDAAAAFTAYVQERRASLYATAYHLTGDRFEAEDLLQSALFSTYRAWDRISDKAALGGYLRRTMTNLHISAWRRRKLNEYPTEELPETAGDTDAMRGTELRAVLWQALARLPETQRTMLVLRYYEGRTDPEIADILDISVGTVKSSIWRSLRRLREDEALSLGRDEQESFGELVA